One genomic segment of Hydra vulgaris chromosome 14, alternate assembly HydraT2T_AEP includes these proteins:
- the LOC124805852 gene encoding uncharacterized protein LOC124805852 isoform X2, translating to MADQMKDKIFCYGVFATNKFLKGDFLLQYRGDVISLNEAKFRSQQYENKGLGCFIYNGIKDIYGKSVCIDATNQLSFMGCMVNDSPSIYANAKMKRIVESNYVSLCLFTTKTIDVGTELRYDYGDKVKKMFWRTMNLDVMKVTWEKPLFDDSDSEIEYQYQSPVDIITESSFKKCDLIVEKESELVCSSPNKETEFIAILPSLITTSIIERCASWEELKTFSEASNSNISKEDLKSTCDDFCKTTRKCLDLIKTHGKIEVNTLKPETNKYTKPARLCLFCKVPQTRLKRHILLKHGTETSVLPLLTMNSEDQNCYVEIFRKEAIRNRNVSLVESGQTCFIRERKSKIQNDELPLMCFGCKGFYSRKYKARHQLVCRGTNTNLLIPMVSIASEDYENYSNDFVNLLNTLQLDDIGNYIKTDKVILMIGSRSYSALKRKKDKVSETKRLVRSRMRLTARLYLSFKSIYNNQKAVKLDNILNNAADIYCREVITIVGEAINSLSEKSNEDSDHLLLSAQKSGLKISILNLLKLTAKFLIGYFLVKNDDLKSQRVVDLLKVLKLYEDDLFGDAYYNLNYRKNIDLQKPINLPNEADVQLLIEGCNKIMNSIDDFQHPCESFVTILSATATCLTIFNAR from the exons ATGGCCGATCAAATGAAAGATAAGATCTTTT GTTATGGTGTGTTTGCAACAAATAAGTTTCTGAAAGGGGACTTTCTTTTACAGTACAGAG GTGATGTTATTAGTTTAAATGAGGCAAAATTCAGGTCCCAACAATATGAGAATAAAGGATTGGGTTGTTTTATCTATAATGGGATCAAAGATATTTATGGTAAATCTGTTTg cattgaTGCTACAAACCAACTAAGTTTCATGGGATGCATGGTAAATGACTCACCTTCAATTTATGCCAATGCAAAAATGAAGAGAATAGTTGAGTCTAATTATGTTAGTCTTTGTCTTTTCACTACAAAAACAATAGATGTTGGTACTGAACTCAG ATACGATTATGGTGATAAAGTTAAGAAAATGTTCTGGCGGACCATG AATTTAGATGTTATGAAAGTTACATGGGAAAAGCCATTGTTTGATGATTCTGACTCAGAAATCGAATATCAATATCAATCCCCTGTTGATATCATTACtgaatcaagttttaaaaaatgtgatcTTATTGTTGAAAAAGAAAGCGAGTTAGTGTGTTCGTCACCAAACAAAGAAACAGAGTTTATTGCCATACTTCCTAGTTTAATTACAACTTCTATAATTGAAAGATGTGCTTCTTGGGaagaactaaaaactttttcagaagCTTCCAATAGTAATATTTCTAAAGAAGACCTAAAATCAACTTGTGatgatttttgtaaaactaCTAGAAAATGTTTGGATCTAATTAAAACACATGGCAAAATTGAGGTTAATACCTTAAAACCAGAAACCAACAAGTACACAAAACCAGCACgactttgtttattttgcaaagTTCCTCAGACTCGGTTAAAACGCCATATTCTTTTAAAGCATGGCACTGAAACTTCAGTATTGCCTCTTTTAACTATGAACTCTGAAGATCAGAATTGTTACGTAGAAATATTTCGAAAGGAAGCAATTAGAAATCGCAATGTTTCACTTGTGGAATCAGgtcaaacatgttttattagagaaagaaagtctaaaatacaaaatgatgAACTTCCTCTTATGTGTTTTGGGTGTAAAGGTTTCTATTCAAGAAAGTATAAAGCTCGTCACCAACTTGTTTGCCGCGGTACAAATACCAATCTATTGATACCTATGGTTTCTATAGCAAGTGAAGattatgaaaattattcaaatgaCTTTGTCAACCTTCTAAACACATTACAACTAGATGATATtggaaattatattaaaactgaCAAAGTCATTTTAATGATAGGTTCTAGATCTTATAGCGCTcttaaaagaaagaaagataAAGTTTCAGAGACTAAAAGATTGGTTCGTTCACGAATGCGGTTAACTGCAAGATTATACTTATCTTTTAAAAGTATCTATAACAACCAGAAAGCTGTTAAATTagataatatcttaaataatgcGGCTGATATATACTGTCGAGAAGTAATCACCATAGTTGGAGAAGCTATTAATTCTTTATCAGAAAAATCAAATGAAGATTCTGACCATCTTTTATTAAGTGCACAAAAAAGTGGCCTAAAAATCagtatacttaatttattaaagttaacagcaaaatttttgattggttactttttggtaaaaaatgaTGATTTAAAATCTCAGAGAGTAGTGGACTTATTAAAGGTTTTAAAGCTTTATGAGGATGATTTATTTGGTGATGCATATTATAATCTAAATTATcgtaaaaatattgatttgcaGAAACCAATTAATCTCCCAAATGAAGCAGATGTTCAACTGCTTATTGAGGGATGTAACAAAATTATGAATTCTATTGATGATTTTCAACATCCATGTGAATCATTTGTCACTATCCTGTCTGCAACTGCCACATGTTTGACTATATTTAATGCCAGGTGA
- the LOC124805852 gene encoding uncharacterized protein LOC124805852 isoform X1 has translation MADQMKDKIFCYGVFATNKFLKGDFLLQYRGDVISLNEAKFRSQQYENKGLGCFIYNGIKDIYGKSVCIDATNQLSFMGCMVNDSPSIYANAKMKRIVESNYVSLCLFTTKTIDVGTELRYDYGDKVKKMFWRTMASCLQPLCYNQANYVEIGAINRENLDVMKVTWEKPLFDDSDSEIEYQYQSPVDIITESSFKKCDLIVEKESELVCSSPNKETEFIAILPSLITTSIIERCASWEELKTFSEASNSNISKEDLKSTCDDFCKTTRKCLDLIKTHGKIEVNTLKPETNKYTKPARLCLFCKVPQTRLKRHILLKHGTETSVLPLLTMNSEDQNCYVEIFRKEAIRNRNVSLVESGQTCFIRERKSKIQNDELPLMCFGCKGFYSRKYKARHQLVCRGTNTNLLIPMVSIASEDYENYSNDFVNLLNTLQLDDIGNYIKTDKVILMIGSRSYSALKRKKDKVSETKRLVRSRMRLTARLYLSFKSIYNNQKAVKLDNILNNAADIYCREVITIVGEAINSLSEKSNEDSDHLLLSAQKSGLKISILNLLKLTAKFLIGYFLVKNDDLKSQRVVDLLKVLKLYEDDLFGDAYYNLNYRKNIDLQKPINLPNEADVQLLIEGCNKIMNSIDDFQHPCESFVTILSATATCLTIFNAR, from the exons ATGGCCGATCAAATGAAAGATAAGATCTTTT GTTATGGTGTGTTTGCAACAAATAAGTTTCTGAAAGGGGACTTTCTTTTACAGTACAGAG GTGATGTTATTAGTTTAAATGAGGCAAAATTCAGGTCCCAACAATATGAGAATAAAGGATTGGGTTGTTTTATCTATAATGGGATCAAAGATATTTATGGTAAATCTGTTTg cattgaTGCTACAAACCAACTAAGTTTCATGGGATGCATGGTAAATGACTCACCTTCAATTTATGCCAATGCAAAAATGAAGAGAATAGTTGAGTCTAATTATGTTAGTCTTTGTCTTTTCACTACAAAAACAATAGATGTTGGTACTGAACTCAG ATACGATTATGGTGATAAAGTTAAGAAAATGTTCTGGCGGACCATG GCATCATGCTTACAGCCATTGTGTTATAACCAAGCTAATTATGTTGAAATTGGAGCAATAAATAGGGAG AATTTAGATGTTATGAAAGTTACATGGGAAAAGCCATTGTTTGATGATTCTGACTCAGAAATCGAATATCAATATCAATCCCCTGTTGATATCATTACtgaatcaagttttaaaaaatgtgatcTTATTGTTGAAAAAGAAAGCGAGTTAGTGTGTTCGTCACCAAACAAAGAAACAGAGTTTATTGCCATACTTCCTAGTTTAATTACAACTTCTATAATTGAAAGATGTGCTTCTTGGGaagaactaaaaactttttcagaagCTTCCAATAGTAATATTTCTAAAGAAGACCTAAAATCAACTTGTGatgatttttgtaaaactaCTAGAAAATGTTTGGATCTAATTAAAACACATGGCAAAATTGAGGTTAATACCTTAAAACCAGAAACCAACAAGTACACAAAACCAGCACgactttgtttattttgcaaagTTCCTCAGACTCGGTTAAAACGCCATATTCTTTTAAAGCATGGCACTGAAACTTCAGTATTGCCTCTTTTAACTATGAACTCTGAAGATCAGAATTGTTACGTAGAAATATTTCGAAAGGAAGCAATTAGAAATCGCAATGTTTCACTTGTGGAATCAGgtcaaacatgttttattagagaaagaaagtctaaaatacaaaatgatgAACTTCCTCTTATGTGTTTTGGGTGTAAAGGTTTCTATTCAAGAAAGTATAAAGCTCGTCACCAACTTGTTTGCCGCGGTACAAATACCAATCTATTGATACCTATGGTTTCTATAGCAAGTGAAGattatgaaaattattcaaatgaCTTTGTCAACCTTCTAAACACATTACAACTAGATGATATtggaaattatattaaaactgaCAAAGTCATTTTAATGATAGGTTCTAGATCTTATAGCGCTcttaaaagaaagaaagataAAGTTTCAGAGACTAAAAGATTGGTTCGTTCACGAATGCGGTTAACTGCAAGATTATACTTATCTTTTAAAAGTATCTATAACAACCAGAAAGCTGTTAAATTagataatatcttaaataatgcGGCTGATATATACTGTCGAGAAGTAATCACCATAGTTGGAGAAGCTATTAATTCTTTATCAGAAAAATCAAATGAAGATTCTGACCATCTTTTATTAAGTGCACAAAAAAGTGGCCTAAAAATCagtatacttaatttattaaagttaacagcaaaatttttgattggttactttttggtaaaaaatgaTGATTTAAAATCTCAGAGAGTAGTGGACTTATTAAAGGTTTTAAAGCTTTATGAGGATGATTTATTTGGTGATGCATATTATAATCTAAATTATcgtaaaaatattgatttgcaGAAACCAATTAATCTCCCAAATGAAGCAGATGTTCAACTGCTTATTGAGGGATGTAACAAAATTATGAATTCTATTGATGATTTTCAACATCCATGTGAATCATTTGTCACTATCCTGTCTGCAACTGCCACATGTTTGACTATATTTAATGCCAGGTGA
- the LOC136090421 gene encoding uncharacterized protein LOC136090421, whose product MDKQVLPEEFNIEQMFITYQTGKGSDHTVPVLFSPECIKAMRYLTDKEVKKNAGIPDENQYIFASTQKSMSHASGWHCINEILVRLDKKGAIIATQNRHRIATILAKLEFSETEKTLIYNHFGHSERINQYVYQAAPGSLQIKTTGKRLRDIQEVSKVDPFKSSISNLAEQEICTIKEHVIPADVELKSKNDSKLNSGLKIKPILELKKVIESETGRKKYPKRSFHEVDFTKISVNDSKLDGAI is encoded by the exons ATGGATAAACAAGTTCTGCCTGAAGAATTTAATATTGAGCAAATGTTTATCACTTATCAAACAGGTAAAGGTTCGGATCACACAGTTCCTGTTCTTTTTTCACCAGAATGCATAAAAGCAATGCGATATCTGACAGACAAAGAGGTTAAGAAAAATGCTGGAATTCCTGATGAAAACCAATATATTTTTGCTAGTACCCAAAAAAGCATGAGCCATGCTAGTGGTTGGCATTGCATAAACGAAATATTAGTTCGCTTAGATAAAAAAGGTGCAATTATTGCCACTCAAAATCGGCATCGTATTGCTACAATCTTGGCAAAGCTGGAGTTTTCAGAAAcggaaaaaactttaatttataatcaCTTTGGACATTCAGAAAGAATTAATCAATATGTTTACCAAGCTGCTCCTGGAtccttacaaataaaaacaacaggCAAAAGACTAAGAGATATTCAAGAAGTGAGCAAGGTTGATCCATTTAAGTCAAGTATTTCTAATTTAGCTGAACAAGAGATATGCACTATAAAGGAACATGTAATACCAGCTGATG ttgagttaaaatctaaaaatgatagTAAACTGAATAGTGGTTTAAAAATTAAGCCAATCCttgagttaaaaaaag ttataGAAAGTGAAACTGGGAGAAAAAAGTATCCTAAAAGATCTTTCCATGAAG TTGATTTTACAAAGATATCTGTAAATGATAGTAAACTGGATGGTGCAATATAG
- the LOC124805852 gene encoding uncharacterized protein LOC124805852 isoform X3: protein MGCMVNDSPSIYANAKMKRIVESNYVSLCLFTTKTIDVGTELRYDYGDKVKKMFWRTMASCLQPLCYNQANYVEIGAINRENLDVMKVTWEKPLFDDSDSEIEYQYQSPVDIITESSFKKCDLIVEKESELVCSSPNKETEFIAILPSLITTSIIERCASWEELKTFSEASNSNISKEDLKSTCDDFCKTTRKCLDLIKTHGKIEVNTLKPETNKYTKPARLCLFCKVPQTRLKRHILLKHGTETSVLPLLTMNSEDQNCYVEIFRKEAIRNRNVSLVESGQTCFIRERKSKIQNDELPLMCFGCKGFYSRKYKARHQLVCRGTNTNLLIPMVSIASEDYENYSNDFVNLLNTLQLDDIGNYIKTDKVILMIGSRSYSALKRKKDKVSETKRLVRSRMRLTARLYLSFKSIYNNQKAVKLDNILNNAADIYCREVITIVGEAINSLSEKSNEDSDHLLLSAQKSGLKISILNLLKLTAKFLIGYFLVKNDDLKSQRVVDLLKVLKLYEDDLFGDAYYNLNYRKNIDLQKPINLPNEADVQLLIEGCNKIMNSIDDFQHPCESFVTILSATATCLTIFNAR, encoded by the exons ATGGGATGCATGGTAAATGACTCACCTTCAATTTATGCCAATGCAAAAATGAAGAGAATAGTTGAGTCTAATTATGTTAGTCTTTGTCTTTTCACTACAAAAACAATAGATGTTGGTACTGAACTCAG ATACGATTATGGTGATAAAGTTAAGAAAATGTTCTGGCGGACCATG GCATCATGCTTACAGCCATTGTGTTATAACCAAGCTAATTATGTTGAAATTGGAGCAATAAATAGGGAG AATTTAGATGTTATGAAAGTTACATGGGAAAAGCCATTGTTTGATGATTCTGACTCAGAAATCGAATATCAATATCAATCCCCTGTTGATATCATTACtgaatcaagttttaaaaaatgtgatcTTATTGTTGAAAAAGAAAGCGAGTTAGTGTGTTCGTCACCAAACAAAGAAACAGAGTTTATTGCCATACTTCCTAGTTTAATTACAACTTCTATAATTGAAAGATGTGCTTCTTGGGaagaactaaaaactttttcagaagCTTCCAATAGTAATATTTCTAAAGAAGACCTAAAATCAACTTGTGatgatttttgtaaaactaCTAGAAAATGTTTGGATCTAATTAAAACACATGGCAAAATTGAGGTTAATACCTTAAAACCAGAAACCAACAAGTACACAAAACCAGCACgactttgtttattttgcaaagTTCCTCAGACTCGGTTAAAACGCCATATTCTTTTAAAGCATGGCACTGAAACTTCAGTATTGCCTCTTTTAACTATGAACTCTGAAGATCAGAATTGTTACGTAGAAATATTTCGAAAGGAAGCAATTAGAAATCGCAATGTTTCACTTGTGGAATCAGgtcaaacatgttttattagagaaagaaagtctaaaatacaaaatgatgAACTTCCTCTTATGTGTTTTGGGTGTAAAGGTTTCTATTCAAGAAAGTATAAAGCTCGTCACCAACTTGTTTGCCGCGGTACAAATACCAATCTATTGATACCTATGGTTTCTATAGCAAGTGAAGattatgaaaattattcaaatgaCTTTGTCAACCTTCTAAACACATTACAACTAGATGATATtggaaattatattaaaactgaCAAAGTCATTTTAATGATAGGTTCTAGATCTTATAGCGCTcttaaaagaaagaaagataAAGTTTCAGAGACTAAAAGATTGGTTCGTTCACGAATGCGGTTAACTGCAAGATTATACTTATCTTTTAAAAGTATCTATAACAACCAGAAAGCTGTTAAATTagataatatcttaaataatgcGGCTGATATATACTGTCGAGAAGTAATCACCATAGTTGGAGAAGCTATTAATTCTTTATCAGAAAAATCAAATGAAGATTCTGACCATCTTTTATTAAGTGCACAAAAAAGTGGCCTAAAAATCagtatacttaatttattaaagttaacagcaaaatttttgattggttactttttggtaaaaaatgaTGATTTAAAATCTCAGAGAGTAGTGGACTTATTAAAGGTTTTAAAGCTTTATGAGGATGATTTATTTGGTGATGCATATTATAATCTAAATTATcgtaaaaatattgatttgcaGAAACCAATTAATCTCCCAAATGAAGCAGATGTTCAACTGCTTATTGAGGGATGTAACAAAATTATGAATTCTATTGATGATTTTCAACATCCATGTGAATCATTTGTCACTATCCTGTCTGCAACTGCCACATGTTTGACTATATTTAATGCCAGGTGA